AAGCTATTACGGACCAAGGTTTAGATATCTTGGGATGGTCAAAAATATGAAACAACGCTTTGTCGTGAATGGAAAACGCATTAGCTTAAAGAACTTTATCGTTTGGCTAAGCCCACGACAGGAAAGAAAGATCTTCTGAAGTCCATCCCTATCGTCCAAACCAAGTGAATCCACGTCAAAGTGGTATTTGTCCGCAACGGCATAAAAAGAGCGACTGGCTTGCCGACTTAAGTACCGATTGTACGTTAAGCGACAAAGAAATTATCCGAATGTATGGCATTCGCAAGGATATCGAAGTCTTCTTTAAAACGACAAAGTCTCTTCTGCGTCTTCAGAAAAAATTTCAAAAGCGTTCTTAGGATTTTTAGAAAAATGATACTTTTTGAATGAAGTTCGATTAAAAACATCTTACAAACCTTAATATTATCACTAACAAAAAGAAGCCATTTTGAAAAAAGATTGATCAAAATGGCTTCTTCTCCTGAAAATTAAATATTGGTTTTTGTAAAAGGCTGTTTTCGCAAAGATTGTGGCTTTTCGAATAAAAAGGAATCCCTTGACTTGTATGATTTCGTGCTCTTTTCCTAATGAAAAATTCTTCATTTCTAGATTAAAAAGAAGAAATCAATCGAAAAAACCCTACTGCCTGTTTTTTCTTTGTGTCAAGAGCAACAATGTATACGAAAAGAGCCTGGTAAAAAAGATCGATCACTTTCACTTATGATCTTCGACAATCGCGCCCTTTTGTTGCAAAACTTCCATCCTTATAAGCCTTAACAAATACATTTGACAGGAGAAAGCAAAGCGTCTCATTTGATACAATAAGAATCAATTCTTTGCAGTTCATTTTTATCATTAAAATTATAGACATCACAGGCTGAAACAAAAGATAATTGTTCACCATTCCGAATAAATTCAGCTGTTCCATTTACTGCAACGCAATTTTTTTCGGAAATTACATTCAATGTAGTGAATTTAGTGGTTATAGTTTTGAAGTAGTTTGAAGTTTGCTTGCATTCTTCTATTACAGCTTCCCGACCTAATAAGGTTTTGTCACCAACGATATTCCATTCAATTATTTTTGCTAGAAATGGAAAAGTAAGCTCAAAAGTACCATTAGAAAATGACTCTGCTATTTGTCTTTGCGTGAGAACATGGCTTTCTGAAGTCATCGTTCAATTCCTCCTCAAATAATTAGATAAATTGGATTTTATAATAGTAGCTTACAGATGTCTTACCACTATTTGCTGTATTTAAATAGAACATCCGAAGGGATTAATACCTGTGGACTTATTCCCTCTTTATTAGCTACGAAAATTGAATATTCGGTTGCCGTTCTTTATTTAAATGGCCCAATACAAAAAAGTCGCACTATTCAATGAACTCCCTTTAATTTAGAATCAATTATTTCAAAAACACTCAAATCTTACAACAACTTTTTTCAAACATAAATAAAAGCGCAATGTTAGATCTTCTCGCCTGATCGTACTATAGTTGAAGATTAGATTGCACTACCCTATATTTGTTGTAGAGTAATAAGATATAATGTCTTAATTCTGCTAGAAGCTGAAAGAAAATCCCAACCGCACTACAAATAAACCCAGCAGTAGCTAATCCCTTACCAGTTTCCTTTGTTTTAGATATTTCTCTTTTTGCTTTTCTAGACCTATTACACCAAGCACTAACCCAATAAAAGGTATTACTATTGATAGTTTTCCAGTAGCCAAGGAGGTTACTGATTTATTGTTTGTTTGAGTAATTGATTCATTAATATAACCCCTCACCCGATTCATAAAAAACATGAGCTTTTATAGTTAGTTTTCAGAAATTAAATTCCGTTTTAAAAATGGAAATTTTGAAATAGTTCAATGGTCAGAACTAGCGTTAGCAAGGAACCTGCAGATGTTAATATAAATATCTTTCGGTTACTCTGTTTTTTTTCAGGTTTTAAATGTTCTTGAATTGTTACAAACCATATAAGAAAAGTTATTAAGGAAATAATCCCTATAGACATATTAGAATCTCCTTTCTTATATTTTTATTTTCTAGTCTTTTTAACAAACTTCCCAACGAATTGTTGGTTAAATTTGACGAACTCTTATCCCCTTAACCTTATTAAACTATACTTATTTTATATACGTTTTACTACCAATTATGTTTCAAAAAAATCCCATATTATCTCAGCAAAGCTGTCGTTTCTCTCTAATTTTGGAATATGAGTACCCCTTTCAAATAAGAGGTTCATTAAATTTTCAATTCTCTATTTCTTCATCACATGATTGCTGCTCTTTAGTTTAGTACATTCCATTGTTCTATTCCTTAATTTTGTTTCAAGATATAAAAAAGGGTAATTTTTCTATTATCTCAAGTTCAAGTCTTCAACAATCCTATTCTTGAATAACTATATTGTCGTTCAGATTTTCTATCTCTAATTATAAAAATCCCTTTGGATATATATCCAAAGGGATTTTTATAATTATCGCGAATTTATTCAAAACATCAAATCTTTTTTATAAACATCGTGACTTTGTTTCAAATCTACATAAGGTTACACTCTCTTTCGTCACAATCCACACTTCAGCTGTGCGCCACAATTCGTGCACGTATTACAGCCACCAATTTCTTTGACTGTTCCTTTTCGACAAACTGGACAAGTATTGCCTACTTCAGATCCAATCGTTACATTTGTTGAACGGATTTCTTGGATAGTGTCCACCAAAACGACTTTATTTTGATTTACTTTCTTTTCATGTTTGTCTTGACTGTTTTCTTCAGCTTTTAATGTTAAGACTTGGGAATCACGGCTTCCGTCCACGTATACCGTGCCACCCTTCGCACCGCCTTTATATAGTTGCTCATAAACCTTTTCTACTTGCTCGACAGCGAATCCTTGCGGCGCATTAACCGTTTTGGAAATCGAGCTATCAATCCAGCGTTGAATCACGCACTGCACATCAGCATGAGCTTCTGGTTTTAATTCCATTGCAGTGACGAACCAGTGAGGTAAATGTGCTTCATCAGCAGAAGGAGTCCTTTGTAAATACTCTTGGACGATATCCGCTTTCACTTCAATGAATTTCCCCAACCTTCCGCTTCGATAATACGTGAACGAGAAGTATGGTTCTAATCCTGTAGATACACCTACCATCGTACCTGTGCTACCCGTAGGAGCTACTGTGAGTAGATGAGAATTACGGATACCATGTTGTAAAATAGACAAGCGAATCTCCTCAGGCATATTAACCATAAAGCCTGTATCAATAAATTTTTGTCGTAAAGATAGGGTTTCTTCCTCTGTTTCTCCCTTAAGAAATGGAAAACTGCCTTTTTCTTTTGCTAACTCAACAGATTCCTTATACGCGGCTACAGCAATCGTTTCAAAAACTTGATCGACGAGCTTATTCCCCTCAGGTGATCCGTATTCTTTTTCACAATAAATCAGTAAATCTGCTAAGCCCATGACTCCAAGGCCTACACGACGTTCACCAAGAGCTTGCTTCTTGTTGTCTGCAAGAAAGTATGGGGTCGCATCAATTACGTTATCTTGTAGACGCACACCAACCTTAACCGTTTCTTTCAATTTTTCAAAATTAACAGTTTTCGTTTCTTTATTTGCAAACTGAGCTAAATTCACTGCAGCAAGATTACATACACTATACGGAGCAAGTGGTTGCTCCCCACACGGATTTGTGGCGACTACCTTCTGCCCATACGCCTTCGCATTCGTTTTATCGTTGGCATTATCAATAAAGAAAATCCCTGGTTCTGCGGAGTAGGTTGCACAAATATTAATCAAATTCCATAACTCTTTTGCTTGAATTCTGCGATATGTTCTTACTGCATATCCAGAATTCTCCCACTCGCGTACGTCTCCTATTTCATGCCAGTGATCATTATAAGCTTTCATCTCAGCTTCATTATATTTTTCAACGTCTGGAAAACGAAGATCATACTCCTCATCACGCTCAACTGCATTCATAAAATCACTTGTTAAACAAACAGAAATATTAGCTCCCGTTAAAAACTCTGAATTATGAACCGAATACGACCCGCCTGTAGCTAATTTATCTTTGGCATCTGCAATAATTTCTGCATCAAACCCCCCATAGCCGGGAATATGCTGATAATTGACGATTCCTTGGTACATTGACCGCTCTTGGGCTGTTAAAGGTGTGAATTTCAGCTTCGCAATAGCTGCTTTTTTAATCTGCTCATCTTCTGTGTTTTCAAGCAGAAAGCGAAGAATTGCAGGGTTTTGCATCTTTGAGATAATAAATTCAATAATATCAGGATGCCAATCTGATAACATAATCATCTGAGCACCGCGTCTTGATCCACCTTGCTCAACAAGATGAGTAAGCTTCGCAATATCATCCAGCCAGGAAACAGATCCTGAGGACTTTCCATTAACTCCTTTTGCTAATGCATTACGAGGACGGAGCGTTGACCCATTTGTTCCAACTCCTCCCCCGCGACTCATAATTTCCATGACCTGTTTTCGATGCTCGGAAATGCCTTCTCTTGAATCTTGAACAAATGGCATAACGTAACAATTAAAATAGGTAACGTCCGTTTCAGCTCCCGCTCCATATAAAACCCGTCCAGCTGGAACAAAGTTTAACTGAGAAAGCTCTTGATAAAAATTTTGGAACCATTCTTGCCGCTTTTCCTCAGTCGTTTCAACTGAAGCTAATCCTGTCGCATTTCTTTTAGCAATTTGCTCATAGTACACTTCTAGAGGTTTTTCTATCACATCAATATTACGCGTAACAATGCCCGCTTTAGCTTCTAATGGATGGTCAATGCCACTACGAAATTCTTCTTCGATCCATACATCTGCCGTTTTGTCTTCCCAATTAATTTTTTTAATAAACCCTAATCCTCTTGCTGGGAATTTCGGGTCATCCTTAATCGTTAAAACGACAAAGTCCCCTTCTGTCAATGTCATTTTCTCCGTGTCCTTAAATGAATAACGATCAATCATCACTAAGCGAGAAACGCCCTTATGAGACATATTCATATCACTTGTCACCGGATGCACCTGAGAAAATAACCCAATGTCTTTGTTTAATCTTTCGACGTTAATCGACATTTTTCCGCTTGAAACTACGGACATGTAGACAACTCCTTCGTATATAGTTATGGCTACCGAGTTATTTCTTAGTTGTTGAATATGAAGTATCCATATGTATAGGGATAAAACCCTTTTTCATTAACCACACACAATATATAGTGTGATTAGTCTTTATGAATATACTATATATAGATAAAATGGTCAACCACTAAAATTTGTGTCAAATGAAAAATACGCTGATAGATAGAGGAAAACGAAGGATATCGAAGAAATATATGGATTATAAAAAGGAATAGAAATGGTTTTAAGGTTGCACAAATTGTCGTACTCTGAACTCCTTGACAAACAAGAAAAAAGCATCCATAGGCGCTTTTTTCTCGAAAAAAATTATCTTTTAAAATTCCAGCCTCGACTTTCATATTTACTGAAAGCAAGTTCTTCTACATAGACCCGTTCTTCTTTTGTAAGCTCATAGGGTTCTAGTTGTATAGATAATCCCTCTTCAAACCCTTTTTTAAAAGCTATTTTCGCTTCTTCTATCCTAATTACATGATCAGAAATATCATTGATGGCGACTGCCTTGTTTTTAAATGCTCGTTGCATCCTGTCTTTTACTCGGTCATTTGGATAATTAAATAAACTAAAAAGCTTATCTTCGTCTAGGTCAAGCAGGATTGATCCGTGTTGTAAGATGACTCCTTTTTGCCTAGTTTGCGCACTACCTGCCACTTTTCTGCCTTCAACAACGAGCTCATACCAGCTGGGTGCATCGAAGCATACAGAAGAACGGGGGTTTTTCAAACTACTTCGTTCTTCCTCCGTTCTAGGTACCGCGAAATAGGCGTCAAATCCTAGAAGTTGAAAGCCTTTAAGGATACCTTCAGAAATCACACGATATGCTTCAGTAACAGTTTTTGGCATATCAGGATGCTCTTCACTTACAATTACGCTGTAGGTTAACTCATGTTCATGCAGAACCCCACGACCACCCGTTGGACGGCGAACAAACCCTAGATTATGTTTTTTGACCATTTCTAGGTTGATTTCACGTTCTATCTTCTGAAAATAGCCAATAGAAAGGGTTGCTGGATTCCAACCATAAAAACGAATCGTAGGTGGGATCATCCCTTCACTATGCCAATCAAGTAACGCTTCATCTAATGCCATATTAAAGTATGGGGAGCAATTACCACTATCAATAAATCGCCAAATTTCTTTTTTCATTTTTCCACCCTCAATTTCCTATTCAATCGTCTTTTAGTCTATCAAATGCCTTCAAAAATAGAAAGAAGAAGCACATATAGCAATTTTCTTTTGATTCTATGAGAGAAAATGAATATAATAGTATGTATCGTATAAGTTTGAAAGGGGAAAGAAAGTTGGCAACTTGGCAAATCATCTTAATTATTCTAGTTGGACTTACTGTTTATGCTGCTATAATGTTCTTTAGGCAAAAGCGAGTACTAAAAAAATTGAACGAGGAAGAGTTCCGTGCAGGCTATCGTAAAGCGCAGTTGATCGATGTACGTGAAGCGAATGAGTTTGATGCTGGCCATATCCTTGGCGCACGAAACATTCCACTTTCGCAAATGAAAACGCGTTTAAAAGAAATTCGTCCAGACCAGCCTGTCTATTTTTACTGTCAAAGCGGTATGAGAAGTGGTCGGGCAGCTCAAATGCTATCAAGTAAAGGCTACCAAGAATTGTATCATCTTGAAGGTGGATTTAAAAAATGGACAGGGAAAGTGAAAAAGAAAAACTAAGAATTATCCATTATAGCTTTTCTTAATGGTCTATTTTAGTTCAACCCGCAGAGACTTTCTTTGCGGGTTTCCTATTGGATAGCTTCCTTATTCTTTTAAACAAGTATTTGCGGATGCGAGAAGATTAATAATCGTTGTATAACATCCCAAAACAATATCGAAGGGAAAAGGGTTGCTTTCCTTTCTCTCAACTGGCAAACTGAATAAGAGAAAAAGCATTACTAATATGATGAGTAGGTGACAAACATGATTGAAATTAAAACTTCTACACTCAGCAACGGGGAATATAATCGAGGCGTTTTTGCAAAGGAAGACATTGCCAAAGGCACACTACTTCATGAGGCACCTGTAATTCCTTACCCAAACGAACAACATATATTCATTGAACAAACGCTTATTGCCGATTATGCCTTTGAATATGGTATTAACCACTCAGCCTTGCTACTCGGTTACGGTATGATGTTTAATCATTCCTACACTCCTAATGCGGTATATGATATTAACTTCGACAACGATACTTTCGATTTCTTCGCCTATAAGGATATAAAGGCAGGAGAAGAAATTTTAATAAATTACAACGGTGAAGTCGACAATAATGATCCTCTGTGGTTCAATGAAGATAAGCAGGATGAACAATAGTCGAGAAGATTATCCTATTCTATTGCTTAAATATCAAAAAGCACTCTATAGAGTGCTTTTTCTTATCTTTCTCATCTGGAAAATCACCAATATTACCTCCAGTCCACTCCCCAAATTGACTGTAAAAATATCATAAACAACATGAAAAACGTTGACAGAATCCCTAGTGAAACTGGAAGAGGTTTATAGTTGCTTATTTTAACTAAGGTAATAACGTACACACTAATCGTCAATATTGAAATTAGATAAAACGGAAGAAAGAATCCATAAGAAGTAAATGGTCCTAAAAACAGGCTAAACGTTGAAAACTGCAAAAGAAAAACCAAGATTGTGATAAATAACCATTTGTGGGAATCCTTTGTTATTAAAACCCCTCTAACCGCCAAAATCATCGAGATAATAATGAGCAGAATCAATGACCATTCATACAAGAAAAATAGATTTTCATTTTTAACTGCAAAAAGATAACCAAGTAGAAGTACAGGTATAAAAGACACTAGCAAAAAAATACTCCATTTCAAAGAAGAAAACTGTAGCACTTCTCTCACCCCTTACAATCACCCTATCACATTTCCAATATTATCTATATATTTCATTTATACTTACAATATTCGATTCATTAATGATGTATCATATCGCAGCAATCTATTCATTCCGAATTAGTTAGACAAGAGAACATTTCTATTGCCATTTCCTCAAAAAAGCTCCTTTCTTGTGATAAGCTCACATTCCACATGTGATTTTAATTTATTTTCATGTACAAATCTCAACTCATGACCGGTATAATGCCTCAAATCCTACAATAAATTAGCTAATTTCAACAGTTTACTACGTTTTACACTACGATACAGATTTTCAGAAAACGACTATTTATCTTTTGAGTAAGGATACATTCCTCTGAAATTGATTGATTAACTCGTTAACCTTATTCCAATATGACCCTTTCCCAGGTACTGCTACTTTTCTCAATTAAAATCTAACCAAGAATTTATCCTCTCATAGATTGCAAAAAAGCGACCCTCAGGCCGCTTTTTCAATTATTTTGTATACCGTAGAATAGGCTTCCTTGCCGCTGTTGCTTCATCCAAACGACTAATCACTGTCGTATGGGGAGCTTCTTGAACAACCTCTGGATTCTCCTCTGTTTCCTTGGCAATCTGAATCATTGCCTCAATAAAGGCATCAAGCGTTTCTTTTGATTCGGTTTCAGTCGGTTCAATCATCATGCCCTCTTCCACATTTAATGGGAAGTAAATTGTCGGTGGATGATACCCGAAGTCTAACAGCCTTTTAGCAATATCTAAGGTCCGGACGCCTAATTTCTTCTGACGACGACCACTTAAGACAAATTCATGCTTACAATGACGATTATACGGTAAATCATAGTACGCTTCTAATCTTCTCATCATATAATTCGCATTTAATACCGCATGTTCCGTCACCGCTTTTAAACCATCAGGTCCCATTGAACGAATGTACGTATAGGCGCGTACATTGATGCCAAAGTTCCCGTAATACGGTTTGACACGTCCGATTGAATCCGGACGATCATAGTTGAAGAAATAACGCTCTCCATCTTTTTCTAGAGTTGGTTTCGGTAAATAGGATAGGAGATCTGCTTTCACTCCGACAGGACCTGATCCAGGTCCACCGCCACCATGAGGACCGGTAAATGTTTTGTGAAGATTTAAATGCACGACGTCAAATCCCATATCGCCAGGTCTTGCCTTTGACATAACAGCATTTAAATTCGCACCGTCATAATAAAGTTTCCCTCCTGCATCATGAACGATAGTAGCCATTTCCAAAATATTTTCTTCAAATAGTCCTAATGTGTTCGGGTTTGTTAGCATCAAAGCGGCGGTATCTTCCCCTACCACACGTTTTAAATCCGCTAGGTCAACGAGACCATTTTCATCTGATTTAACGGTCACAGTTTGAAAACCCGCCACCGTTGCTGAAGCTGGGTTTGTTCCGTGAGCAGAATCAGGCACAATCACCTTTGTACGATGATGATCTCCTTTGGACTCATGATACGCACGAATCATCATGAGTCCCGTCCACTCTCCATGAGCTCCTGCTGCAGGTTGAAGCGTCACCTCATCCATCCCCGTAATTTCTTTCAAATGGACTTGAAGATCGTACATAAGCTCCATAGCACCTTGTGTGGAAGACTCGGGTTGAAGTGGGTGAACATGCGCAAATCCTGGGTACCTAGCAACGGTTTCATTGATTTTTGGATTGTATTTCATCGTGCATGAACCTAGTGGATAAAACCCTGAATCAACCCCATGATTACGGTTGGATAATGCTGTATAATGTCTCATAATATCTAGCTCGGATGCTTCAGGAAGCTCAGGCTCTTCCTGCCTTATGTATCCTTGAGGAAGCAGCTCAGAAAGGGACATTTCTTCCACATCTAATTTAGGGAGACTATACCCTACACGCCCTTCTTTAGACAATTCAAAAATAAGTGGCTGATTTTCTTTATGCATAACTTTCTCCCACTTCCTTCACAAATAAGTCGATTTCCTCTTTTGTCCGTAATTCAGTCACTGCGACAAGCATATGATTTTCAAGTTCCGGAAAATCACGGCCTAAATCATAGCCAGATATGATTTCTTTCGCTAACAACTTTTGATTCAATTCTTTCACGGACCCCTTCAGTTTTACGACAAACTCATTAAATGTCGGCCCTTCAAAAGCAATTGTAAAGCCTGCCGATTGAAACGCTTTTTTGGCATAATGTGCTTTTTGAATATTTTGAGTTGCCATCTCATGAACACCTTTTTTTCCTAGAGCTGTCATAGCAACCGATGCAGCTAGAGCATTTAAGGCTTGGTTTGAACAAATATTTGATGTCGCCTTATCTCGACGAATATGCTGCTCACGTGCTTGTAGAGTTAACACAAATCCCCGACGACCTTCTTCATCTTTTGTTTCCCCTACTAAGCGACCAGGTACTTTACGCATTAATTTCTTTGTCACAGCAAAATAACCACAATGAGGACCGCCAAAAGCAGTTGGAATGCCAAAAGGTTGGGCATCACCGACCACCACATCTGCCCCAAATTTCCCTGGGGGTGTTAATACCCCTAAAGATAATGGATTGGATGAGACTACAAAGAGTCCCTTATTCTGATGAATGATTTCCTCTATTTCTTGTAACGGCTCGACGCGACCGAAGAAATTTGGGTATTGAATAACTGCTGCCGCAATTTCTTCATTCATTAATCGCTGTAATTCGTCTAAATCCGTCACACCATCTTTTTGTGGAATTGTAATCACTTCAATGTACTGACCTTTAGCATATGATTGTAAAACTGCGAGTGATTCAGGATGAACACATTCAGAGACTAGCACTTTCTTTTTTTTCGTTTGGCCGCAACTTAACATCGCCGCTTCTGCTAGAGCGGTACCACCGTCATACATGGAAGAGTTCGCAACGTCCATCCCCGTTAGTTCACAAATCATCGTTTGAAACTCAAAGATCGCTTGAAGCTCGCCTTGGGAAATTTCAGGTTGGTATGGTGTATAAGCTGTATAAAACTCTGACCTGGACAAAACATGATCAACAATGGTAGGCATGTAATGATCATAAACACCTGCTCCCAAGAAAGAAGTGTATTGTTTTAAGTCTGCATTTTTATTGGCAAGCGCTGATAGTTCCTTCATCAAAGAAGTTTCAGATTTTGCCTCTTTAATCTTGTAATCTCCTTGAAAGCGAACGTTTTCTGGAATATCTGAGAATAATTCATCCACACTCTTAACACCCACTGTTGCAAGCATTTCTTTTTGATCTTGCTCTGTCATCGGTAAATAGCGATGTTTCATTCTTTTCCCCTACCTTCCCCTATTTCTTCGATCGTTTGTAAAAAGGTGTTGACACCACTTTTGCTTGTAATCGTTTATTCCGAACTTCTACGGTAACTGTAGTATTCAAGTCTGTATATTCATTTTGAAGAATGGCCAATCCAATATTTTTCTTAAGTGTTGGGGATTGTGTACCTGTTGTCACTTCGCCAATTAAGGTATCACCTTTATACACTTTATACCCATGCCTTGGAATTCCCTTATCTATCATTTCTAAGCCAACAATGCGG
This genomic window from Bacillus sp. 2205SS5-2 contains:
- a CDS encoding vitamin B12-dependent ribonucleotide reductase, with translation MSVVSSGKMSINVERLNKDIGLFSQVHPVTSDMNMSHKGVSRLVMIDRYSFKDTEKMTLTEGDFVVLTIKDDPKFPARGLGFIKKINWEDKTADVWIEEEFRSGIDHPLEAKAGIVTRNIDVIEKPLEVYYEQIAKRNATGLASVETTEEKRQEWFQNFYQELSQLNFVPAGRVLYGAGAETDVTYFNCYVMPFVQDSREGISEHRKQVMEIMSRGGGVGTNGSTLRPRNALAKGVNGKSSGSVSWLDDIAKLTHLVEQGGSRRGAQMIMLSDWHPDIIEFIISKMQNPAILRFLLENTEDEQIKKAAIAKLKFTPLTAQERSMYQGIVNYQHIPGYGGFDAEIIADAKDKLATGGSYSVHNSEFLTGANISVCLTSDFMNAVERDEEYDLRFPDVEKYNEAEMKAYNDHWHEIGDVREWENSGYAVRTYRRIQAKELWNLINICATYSAEPGIFFIDNANDKTNAKAYGQKVVATNPCGEQPLAPYSVCNLAAVNLAQFANKETKTVNFEKLKETVKVGVRLQDNVIDATPYFLADNKKQALGERRVGLGVMGLADLLIYCEKEYGSPEGNKLVDQVFETIAVAAYKESVELAKEKGSFPFLKGETEEETLSLRQKFIDTGFMVNMPEEIRLSILQHGIRNSHLLTVAPTGSTGTMVGVSTGLEPYFSFTYYRSGRLGKFIEVKADIVQEYLQRTPSADEAHLPHWFVTAMELKPEAHADVQCVIQRWIDSSISKTVNAPQGFAVEQVEKVYEQLYKGGAKGGTVYVDGSRDSQVLTLKAEENSQDKHEKKVNQNKVVLVDTIQEIRSTNVTIGSEVGNTCPVCRKGTVKEIGGCNTCTNCGAQLKCGL
- a CDS encoding lipoate--protein ligase family protein; the encoded protein is MKKEIWRFIDSGNCSPYFNMALDEALLDWHSEGMIPPTIRFYGWNPATLSIGYFQKIEREINLEMVKKHNLGFVRRPTGGRGVLHEHELTYSVIVSEEHPDMPKTVTEAYRVISEGILKGFQLLGFDAYFAVPRTEEERSSLKNPRSSVCFDAPSWYELVVEGRKVAGSAQTRQKGVILQHGSILLDLDEDKLFSLFNYPNDRVKDRMQRAFKNKAVAINDISDHVIRIEEAKIAFKKGFEEGLSIQLEPYELTKEERVYVEELAFSKYESRGWNFKR
- a CDS encoding rhodanese-like domain-containing protein produces the protein MYRISLKGERKLATWQIILIILVGLTVYAAIMFFRQKRVLKKLNEEEFRAGYRKAQLIDVREANEFDAGHILGARNIPLSQMKTRLKEIRPDQPVYFYCQSGMRSGRAAQMLSSKGYQELYHLEGGFKKWTGKVKKKN
- a CDS encoding SET domain-containing protein; the protein is MIEIKTSTLSNGEYNRGVFAKEDIAKGTLLHEAPVIPYPNEQHIFIEQTLIADYAFEYGINHSALLLGYGMMFNHSYTPNAVYDINFDNDTFDFFAYKDIKAGEEILINYNGEVDNNDPLWFNEDKQDEQ
- the gcvPB gene encoding aminomethyl-transferring glycine dehydrogenase subunit GcvPB, which translates into the protein MHKENQPLIFELSKEGRVGYSLPKLDVEEMSLSELLPQGYIRQEEPELPEASELDIMRHYTALSNRNHGVDSGFYPLGSCTMKYNPKINETVARYPGFAHVHPLQPESSTQGAMELMYDLQVHLKEITGMDEVTLQPAAGAHGEWTGLMMIRAYHESKGDHHRTKVIVPDSAHGTNPASATVAGFQTVTVKSDENGLVDLADLKRVVGEDTAALMLTNPNTLGLFEENILEMATIVHDAGGKLYYDGANLNAVMSKARPGDMGFDVVHLNLHKTFTGPHGGGGPGSGPVGVKADLLSYLPKPTLEKDGERYFFNYDRPDSIGRVKPYYGNFGINVRAYTYIRSMGPDGLKAVTEHAVLNANYMMRRLEAYYDLPYNRHCKHEFVLSGRRQKKLGVRTLDIAKRLLDFGYHPPTIYFPLNVEEGMMIEPTETESKETLDAFIEAMIQIAKETEENPEVVQEAPHTTVISRLDEATAARKPILRYTK
- the gcvPA gene encoding aminomethyl-transferring glycine dehydrogenase subunit GcvPA, with translation MKHRYLPMTEQDQKEMLATVGVKSVDELFSDIPENVRFQGDYKIKEAKSETSLMKELSALANKNADLKQYTSFLGAGVYDHYMPTIVDHVLSRSEFYTAYTPYQPEISQGELQAIFEFQTMICELTGMDVANSSMYDGGTALAEAAMLSCGQTKKKKVLVSECVHPESLAVLQSYAKGQYIEVITIPQKDGVTDLDELQRLMNEEIAAAVIQYPNFFGRVEPLQEIEEIIHQNKGLFVVSSNPLSLGVLTPPGKFGADVVVGDAQPFGIPTAFGGPHCGYFAVTKKLMRKVPGRLVGETKDEEGRRGFVLTLQAREQHIRRDKATSNICSNQALNALAASVAMTALGKKGVHEMATQNIQKAHYAKKAFQSAGFTIAFEGPTFNEFVVKLKGSVKELNQKLLAKEIISGYDLGRDFPELENHMLVAVTELRTKEEIDLFVKEVGESYA